In Citrus sinensis cultivar Valencia sweet orange chromosome 4, DVS_A1.0, whole genome shotgun sequence, one DNA window encodes the following:
- the LOC102619420 gene encoding uncharacterized protein LOC102619420 isoform X2, whose translation MMEQRVGDPENSLEKIKRQLASGSGRSLLQGPLLKRSETLRKWNERWVILDPTTGKMEYKTRRNEPTVKGTITFDENSTIAISPVNFHGLPKYDGCCFYIGTPQKKDYFLCAETPGAARAWVSTLHAAQLVLKAHKEAVNSLSGNGSAKLGTVATVVAAANSTAQECSKEIEAAMQISLRNALGTMTNRITDGPMDDLSIMKETLRVKDEELQNLARDLRARDSTIRDIADKLSETAEAAEAAASAAHTMDEQRRIACAEIERINKESTKQLETCVLKLKEYEEKVSVLSKERDQLIKQRDSSIQEAHLWRSELAKARERVVILEAAVVRGEEKVRVAEADAEARIKEAAQKEAAAIKGKEELLAYVNILQAQLQRQQIDTKQVFEEKTESSNMDNSLPQTKDVDLSDENVDKACLSVSRAVPEPGESVVHMTVDQVNLQPIGDGEWSDIQATEARIADVREVAPETEGSSLDIPVVSPPVNNHHEQGTNSFHQP comes from the exons ATGATGGAGCAGAGAGTCGGTGATCCAGAGAATAGCTTGGAGAAGATCAAACGGCAGCTTGCTTCTGGTTCTGGTCGCAGCTTGTTGCAGGGCCCACTTCTCAAGCGATCCGAAACT CTGAGGAAATGGAACGAAAGGTGGGTGATCTTAGACCCAACCACGGGAAAAATGGAATACAA GACAAGGAGAAATGAGCCAACCGTCAAGGGAACAATTACATTTGATGAAAATAGCACTATTGCAATATCTCCCGTGAACTTCCA TGGACTACCCAAGTATGATGGCTGCTGTTTCT ATATTGGGACTCCACAGAAGAAAGATTATTTCCTTTGTGCAGAGACTCCTGGTGCAGCTAGAGCTTGGGTTTCAACTCTACA TGCAGCACAGTTGGTTCTGAAAGCCCATAAAGAAGCAGTAAACTCCTTAAGTGGAAATGGTTCTGCAAAATTAGGAACAGTTGCAACAGTAGTTGCTGCTGCGAATTCAACGGCCCAGGAATGTtctaaagaaattgaagcagCGATGCAGATCTCTTTGAGAAATGCTCTGGGAACAATGACAAATAGAATAACTGATGGTCCCATGGATGATCTATCCATTATGAAG GAGACACTAAGAGTCAAGGATGAGGAATTACAAAATTTGGCTAGGGACCTCCGTGCTCGTGATTCAACGATAAGAGATATAGCAGATAAACTATCTGAGACTGCTGAAGCTGCTGAGGCTGCAGCATCTGCGGCTCATACAATGGATGAACAAAGGAGAATTGCATGTGCAGAAATTGAGCGTATAAACAAAGAATCTACGAAGCAGCTGGAGACTTGCGTTTTGAAG CTGAAAGAGTATGAAGAAAAAGTCTCGGTGCTAAGTAAAGAAAGAGATCAATTGATTAAACAGAGGGACTCTTCTATTCAAGAGGCACACCTATGGCGTTCTGAGCTTGCTAAAGCTAGAGAGCGTGTAGTAATATTAGAGGCAGCTGTTGTGAGAGGAGAGGAGAAGGTCAGGGTTGCTGAAGCAGATGCTGAAGCTCGAATAAAGGAAGCTGCTCAGAAAGAGGCAGCTGCTATAAAAGGCAAGGAAGAGCTCCTTGCATACGTGAATATTTTACAGGCACAACTCCAAAG ACAACAGATCGACACGAAGCAAGTTTTCGAGGAGAAGACAGAGTCATCAAATATGGATAACTCCCTTCCACAAACAAAAGATGTAGATTTGTCAGACGAGAATGTTGATAAAGCATGTCTTAGTGTTTCTCGAGCAGTACCAGAACCGGGGGAGAGTGTGGTCCACATGACAGTAGATCAGGTCAACCTCCAGCCTATTGGAGATGGTGAGTGGAGTGATATTCAGGCGACAGAAGCAAGAATAGCCGATGTGAGAGAAGTCGCCCCTGAAACTGAAGGAAGCAGTCTGGATATTCCAGTTGTGAGCCCACCTGTTAATAATCACCATGAGCAAGgaacaaattcttttcatCAGCCTtga
- the LOC102619420 gene encoding uncharacterized protein LOC102619420 isoform X1 has protein sequence MASTNGATTRVGDPENSLEKIKRQLASGSGRSLLQGPLLKRSETLRKWNERWVILDPTTGKMEYKTRRNEPTVKGTITFDENSTIAISPVNFHGLPKYDGCCFYIGTPQKKDYFLCAETPGAARAWVSTLHAAQLVLKAHKEAVNSLSGNGSAKLGTVATVVAAANSTAQECSKEIEAAMQISLRNALGTMTNRITDGPMDDLSIMKETLRVKDEELQNLARDLRARDSTIRDIADKLSETAEAAEAAASAAHTMDEQRRIACAEIERINKESTKQLETCVLKLKEYEEKVSVLSKERDQLIKQRDSSIQEAHLWRSELAKARERVVILEAAVVRGEEKVRVAEADAEARIKEAAQKEAAAIKGKEELLAYVNILQAQLQRQQIDTKQVFEEKTESSNMDNSLPQTKDVDLSDENVDKACLSVSRAVPEPGESVVHMTVDQVNLQPIGDGEWSDIQATEARIADVREVAPETEGSSLDIPVVSPPVNNHHEQGTNSFHQP, from the exons ATGGCTTCTACTAATGGTGCTACTACG AGAGTCGGTGATCCAGAGAATAGCTTGGAGAAGATCAAACGGCAGCTTGCTTCTGGTTCTGGTCGCAGCTTGTTGCAGGGCCCACTTCTCAAGCGATCCGAAACT CTGAGGAAATGGAACGAAAGGTGGGTGATCTTAGACCCAACCACGGGAAAAATGGAATACAA GACAAGGAGAAATGAGCCAACCGTCAAGGGAACAATTACATTTGATGAAAATAGCACTATTGCAATATCTCCCGTGAACTTCCA TGGACTACCCAAGTATGATGGCTGCTGTTTCT ATATTGGGACTCCACAGAAGAAAGATTATTTCCTTTGTGCAGAGACTCCTGGTGCAGCTAGAGCTTGGGTTTCAACTCTACA TGCAGCACAGTTGGTTCTGAAAGCCCATAAAGAAGCAGTAAACTCCTTAAGTGGAAATGGTTCTGCAAAATTAGGAACAGTTGCAACAGTAGTTGCTGCTGCGAATTCAACGGCCCAGGAATGTtctaaagaaattgaagcagCGATGCAGATCTCTTTGAGAAATGCTCTGGGAACAATGACAAATAGAATAACTGATGGTCCCATGGATGATCTATCCATTATGAAG GAGACACTAAGAGTCAAGGATGAGGAATTACAAAATTTGGCTAGGGACCTCCGTGCTCGTGATTCAACGATAAGAGATATAGCAGATAAACTATCTGAGACTGCTGAAGCTGCTGAGGCTGCAGCATCTGCGGCTCATACAATGGATGAACAAAGGAGAATTGCATGTGCAGAAATTGAGCGTATAAACAAAGAATCTACGAAGCAGCTGGAGACTTGCGTTTTGAAG CTGAAAGAGTATGAAGAAAAAGTCTCGGTGCTAAGTAAAGAAAGAGATCAATTGATTAAACAGAGGGACTCTTCTATTCAAGAGGCACACCTATGGCGTTCTGAGCTTGCTAAAGCTAGAGAGCGTGTAGTAATATTAGAGGCAGCTGTTGTGAGAGGAGAGGAGAAGGTCAGGGTTGCTGAAGCAGATGCTGAAGCTCGAATAAAGGAAGCTGCTCAGAAAGAGGCAGCTGCTATAAAAGGCAAGGAAGAGCTCCTTGCATACGTGAATATTTTACAGGCACAACTCCAAAG ACAACAGATCGACACGAAGCAAGTTTTCGAGGAGAAGACAGAGTCATCAAATATGGATAACTCCCTTCCACAAACAAAAGATGTAGATTTGTCAGACGAGAATGTTGATAAAGCATGTCTTAGTGTTTCTCGAGCAGTACCAGAACCGGGGGAGAGTGTGGTCCACATGACAGTAGATCAGGTCAACCTCCAGCCTATTGGAGATGGTGAGTGGAGTGATATTCAGGCGACAGAAGCAAGAATAGCCGATGTGAGAGAAGTCGCCCCTGAAACTGAAGGAAGCAGTCTGGATATTCCAGTTGTGAGCCCACCTGTTAATAATCACCATGAGCAAGgaacaaattcttttcatCAGCCTtga